In Antedon mediterranea chromosome 10, ecAntMedi1.1, whole genome shotgun sequence, one genomic interval encodes:
- the LOC140060411 gene encoding N-acetylgalactosaminyltransferase 7-like isoform X2, with protein sequence MRFRFLRRGRTAFCFVTIFVVFTILNRSIPRRVKVRHAYQQDYNTYLGMAVWLLQWISDTEYHVLGGAVIRPMWGNYEPSQYGHTTQGQGENGRAVKHEPWEKNEIEKSVMMYSINQFSSDKISYNRTIPDLRKHECKHWHYPSQLPNASVIIAFHNEGWSTLLRTIHSVINRTPPAFLREIILIDDASTMEHLHSSLFTEITKPQYHRLVKLLRNTKRRGIIASRVLGAQMATGQTIIFLDSHCEVGLNWLPPLMTIIKTNRTTVAVPILDIIDSLNFTIYPQSQGALARGMFDWTLDYKRVGGLPMRDMVSRRYATEPYRSPVLAGGVFAIDKKYFFELGAFDDGLEMWGGENYELSFKVWMCGGSLVWVPCSRVAHAYRFDGRPPYSFPKGTLQFIQDKNFARVAEVWMDDYKQYFYSRKSYLYSPSIKLGDLTKPIQFRASHKCKSFRWFLENIANDLVKHFPLPPLLLQSGEIRTFDTNHKCMDTRGIQPGTTGGRVGLYKCHGQGGNQEQVIAMNSWM encoded by the exons ATGAGGTTTCGATTTCTACGACGCGGACGAACGGCTTTCTGCTTTGTTACCATCTTCGTAGTTTTTACGATACTTAACCGGTCCATCCCACGGAGGGTGAAGGTTCGACACGCGTATCAAcag GACTACAATACATACCTTGGAATGGCTGTATGGCTACTGCAATGGATCAGCGACACTGAGTATCATGTGTTAGGCGGAGCAGTGATCCGACCGATGTGGGGTAATTACGAACCCAGTCAATACGGACATACTACGCAAGGACAAGGGGAAAATGGACGAGCAGTAAAACATGAACCATGGGAAAAGAATGAAATCGAAAAGAGTGTGatgatgtacagtatcaacCAATTCAGTAGTGATAAAATTAGTTATAATAGAACGATCCCGGATTTACGAAAACATGA GTGTAAACATTGGCACTACCCGTCTCAGTTGCCCAACGCAAGCGTTATCATTGCATTTCACAATGAAGGCTGGTCGACGTTATTACGGACAATCCACAGTGTCATCAACCGCACTCCTCCAGCCTTTCTCCGGGAAATAATTCTTATCGACGATGCGAGTACAATGG AGCACTTGCATTCCTCGTTATTTACTGAAATTACTAAACCACAGTACCATCGTCTGGTTAAACTATTGAGAAACACCAAACGTAGAGGAATCATCGCTTCCCGCGTTCTAGGCGCTCAGATGGCAACTGGGCAGACGATAATCTTCCTTGATTCTCATTGCGAGGTTGGACTGAACTGGCTTCCGCCGCTTATGACTATCATTAAGACAAACAG GACCACAGTCGCCGTACCAATACTTGACATTATTGACAGCCTCAATTTTACGATTTACCCACAATCTCAAGGAGCGCTGGCAAGAGGAATGTTCGACTGGACTTTGGACTATAAACGAGTTGGTGGGCTACCAATGCGTGACATGGTTTCTAGACGTTATGCCACAGAACCAtacag GTCACCGGTGCTTGCTGGCGGTGTGTTTGCCATCGATAAGAAATACTTTTTTGAACTTGGTGCCTTCGATGATGGCTTGGAAATGTGGGGTGGAGAGAATTACGAACTATCATTTAAG GTATGGATGTGTGGTGGTTCATTGGTATGGGTCCCATGTTCAAGAGTTGCGCATGCGTATCGCTTCGATGGACGCCCTCCGTACAGCTTTCCAAAAGGTACACTTCAATTTATACAAGATAAG AATTTTGCAAGAGTAGCTGAGGTATGGATGGATGATTACAAACAGTACTTTTATTCAAGAAAATCGTATCTGTACAGTCCGAGTATAAAACTTGGAGATTTAACCAAACCAATACAGTTTCGCGCTTCGCATAAGTGCAAATCGTTTAGATGGTTTTTAGAAAACATTGCGAATGATCTCGTAAAGCACTTCCCGTTGCCACCTCTACTTCTGCAAAGCGGAGAG ATTCGAACCTTTGATACAAATCATAAATGTATGGACACG